One window of Luteolibacter arcticus genomic DNA carries:
- a CDS encoding sulfatase family protein, giving the protein MKPWITLLAAVLLSPLLSAAEKPNILVIIADDCTYSDLSFHGGENAKTPHLDAFAKSGTVFERAYLGMAMCAPCRSEFYTGRLPLRNGCAWNQAASRPGTKSITHYLGDLGYRVGLAGKTHIKPRGVYPFEEIAGFDENCVRDPTLPHHVEGARKFITRDEKQPFCLVVALTEPHAPWVMGDASAYPPKSLKLPAYLADTPLTRQSFSRYLAEITYMDGQVGELLEMLDKTGRAKDTLVVFTSEQGAQFPGCKWTNYDCGLHTSIVARMPGVVPAGRRTPALVQYADLLPTFIELAGGKPDPKSFDGTSFAAVLRGEKDTHREFVEGMHNNYPEGPPYPIRSISDGEWRYIRNLTPERIYIEKHLMGRTEHNPYWGSWVFSATENPRHLMLVERFIHRPAEELYHTSQDRFELKNLAADPAQTANKARLSAALDRYLADQLDPGAKLDTPEAFQSAQDLKPPFPGKP; this is encoded by the coding sequence ATGAAACCCTGGATCACCCTGTTAGCCGCCGTGTTGCTTTCTCCACTGCTGAGTGCCGCGGAGAAGCCGAACATCCTCGTCATCATCGCCGACGATTGCACTTACAGCGACCTGTCCTTCCACGGCGGGGAAAATGCAAAGACGCCGCACCTGGATGCCTTCGCGAAGTCGGGCACCGTCTTCGAGCGCGCCTACCTCGGCATGGCGATGTGCGCGCCGTGCCGCTCCGAATTCTACACCGGCCGGCTGCCGTTGCGGAATGGCTGCGCGTGGAACCAAGCTGCCAGCCGCCCCGGCACGAAGAGCATCACGCACTACCTCGGCGATCTCGGCTATCGCGTCGGCCTCGCGGGGAAGACCCACATCAAGCCGCGCGGGGTTTATCCTTTCGAGGAGATTGCCGGCTTCGATGAAAACTGCGTCCGCGACCCCACGCTCCCACACCATGTCGAGGGCGCGCGCAAGTTCATCACCCGCGATGAGAAGCAGCCCTTCTGCCTGGTGGTCGCTCTCACAGAACCGCACGCCCCGTGGGTGATGGGCGATGCCTCGGCCTACCCGCCGAAGTCGCTCAAGCTGCCAGCCTACCTCGCGGACACGCCGCTCACCCGCCAGAGCTTCTCCCGCTACCTCGCCGAGATTACCTATATGGATGGCCAGGTCGGCGAGTTGCTCGAGATGTTAGACAAGACCGGCCGCGCGAAGGACACGCTGGTCGTCTTCACCAGCGAGCAGGGCGCGCAATTCCCCGGCTGCAAGTGGACGAATTACGACTGCGGCCTGCACACGTCGATCGTCGCCCGCATGCCCGGCGTCGTCCCCGCTGGCCGCCGCACGCCGGCACTCGTCCAGTATGCGGACCTGCTGCCGACCTTCATCGAGCTCGCCGGGGGCAAGCCTGATCCGAAGTCCTTCGACGGCACCAGCTTCGCCGCCGTGCTGCGTGGCGAGAAGGACACGCACCGCGAATTCGTGGAGGGCATGCACAACAACTACCCGGAAGGCCCGCCGTATCCCATCCGCTCGATCAGCGATGGCGAATGGCGCTACATCCGCAATCTAACACCCGAGCGCATCTACATCGAGAAGCACCTCATGGGTCGCACCGAGCACAATCCCTACTGGGGCTCGTGGGTCTTCAGTGCCACGGAGAATCCGCGGCACCTGATGCTCGTCGAACGCTTCATTCATCGCCCCGCGGAGGAGCTCTATCACACCTCGCAGGACCGGTTCGAGCTGAAGAATCTCGCCGCCGACCCTGCCCAGACCGCGAACAAGGCCCGCCTCTCCGCCGCGCTCGACCGCTACCTCGCCGACCAGCTCGACCCCGGTGCCAAGCTCGACACCCCCGAGGCCTTCCAATCAGCCCAAGACCTCAAGCCGCCA
- a CDS encoding arylsulfatase codes for MKSAFLLPFLLATPLLTSAADKPNVILIMVDDMGYSDIRPWGGEIDTPNLDALAKNGVRFTQFYNSARCCPTRATLMTGLHPHQVGIGHMTGEEKGDDKQVPPAYAGNINDSCVTLAQVAKSAGYATFMTGKWHISGKDQGDWPLQRGFDRYYGCLAGATHHFQPFGPRIMYDGNTPDRNPKSTTDRPFYTTDAFADHARQFIDAHKAGRKHDKPFFLYLAFTAPHWPHHAHDQELEKYRGKYAMGWDKLRDQRFARQKESGLLPASWKMSPRDPEVPAWDSLDEAKQKECADRMAAYAGMIDRVDQKIGDLLDTLKENDAFDNTLILFLSDNGACAEASLIGKGDPVKDRAPETELTLPSYGKAWANASATPYRLYKHFAHEGGANTPFIAHWPARIKGGRDWYREPAQLIDVMATVVEVTGATYPKQSNGHVILSADGVPLTPAFEGKPLGRKSPIFIEHENNAFVRDGEWKLVGKGVSLPRGLQKDKWELYRLSEDGTELKDLAKEQPDKVAAMSAQWEAWAARARVYPKQKPGAAKKKKQQKQ; via the coding sequence ATGAAATCCGCGTTCTTGCTCCCATTCCTCCTCGCCACGCCGCTTCTAACAAGCGCGGCGGACAAGCCGAACGTCATCCTCATCATGGTGGATGACATGGGCTACTCCGACATCCGCCCGTGGGGTGGTGAGATCGACACGCCGAATCTCGACGCGCTCGCGAAGAACGGCGTGCGCTTCACCCAGTTCTACAATTCCGCACGCTGCTGCCCGACCCGGGCGACGCTGATGACCGGCCTGCATCCGCACCAGGTGGGCATCGGGCACATGACCGGTGAGGAGAAGGGCGACGACAAGCAGGTGCCGCCCGCTTATGCGGGAAACATCAATGACTCCTGCGTGACCCTCGCGCAGGTCGCGAAGAGTGCGGGCTACGCCACCTTCATGACCGGCAAGTGGCACATCTCCGGCAAGGACCAGGGCGATTGGCCGCTGCAGCGTGGCTTCGATCGCTACTACGGCTGCCTCGCGGGCGCCACGCACCACTTCCAGCCCTTCGGCCCGCGCATCATGTATGACGGGAATACGCCGGACCGGAATCCGAAGAGCACCACCGACCGCCCGTTTTACACGACGGATGCCTTCGCGGATCATGCGCGGCAATTCATCGACGCGCACAAGGCGGGGAGGAAGCACGACAAGCCATTCTTTCTCTATCTGGCCTTCACTGCGCCGCATTGGCCGCACCACGCGCACGATCAGGAGCTGGAGAAATATCGCGGCAAGTATGCCATGGGCTGGGACAAGCTGCGCGACCAACGCTTCGCCCGGCAAAAGGAGTCCGGCCTGCTGCCCGCTTCGTGGAAGATGTCCCCGCGCGATCCCGAGGTGCCCGCATGGGACTCGCTCGATGAAGCGAAGCAGAAGGAATGCGCCGACCGCATGGCCGCCTACGCGGGCATGATCGATCGCGTGGACCAAAAGATCGGCGACCTGTTAGACACCTTGAAGGAGAACGATGCCTTTGACAACACGCTGATCCTGTTCCTCTCCGACAATGGCGCCTGCGCGGAAGCCTCGCTCATCGGCAAGGGCGATCCTGTGAAGGACCGCGCGCCAGAGACCGAGCTGACCCTGCCGAGCTATGGCAAGGCCTGGGCGAATGCCTCCGCCACGCCGTATCGTCTCTACAAGCACTTCGCCCATGAAGGCGGCGCGAATACGCCCTTCATCGCGCATTGGCCGGCGCGTATCAAGGGCGGGCGGGATTGGTATCGCGAGCCCGCGCAGTTGATCGATGTGATGGCCACGGTGGTGGAGGTCACGGGCGCGACGTATCCGAAGCAGTCCAATGGGCACGTGATCTTGTCCGCGGATGGCGTTCCTCTAACACCCGCCTTCGAGGGCAAGCCGCTCGGCCGCAAGTCGCCGATCTTCATCGAGCATGAGAACAACGCCTTCGTGCGGGATGGCGAGTGGAAGCTCGTCGGCAAGGGCGTCTCCCTGCCGCGCGGTCTCCAGAAGGACAAGTGGGAGCTCTACCGCCTCAGCGAGGATGGCACCGAGCTGAAGGACCTCGCGAAGGAGCAGCCCGACAAGGTTGCAGCCATGTCCGCGCAGTGGGAAGCTTGGGCCGCACGCGCCCGCGTCTATCCCAAGCAGAAGCCCGGAGCCGCGAAGAAGAAGAAGCAACAAAAGCAGTAA
- a CDS encoding EF-hand domain-containing protein encodes MKTSLTVIALTLALFIDIAPAAPGGGGGGAAKKKANPQKVFKKKDNDHDGALSKNEFVHGAKDTAKRNKAFGRKDKNGDGKLSLDEFKAAGKKKARDRVNGGRRWRESLPQRR; translated from the coding sequence ATGAAGACCTCACTCACCGTGATCGCCCTGACCCTCGCCCTGTTCATTGACATCGCACCTGCCGCTCCCGGCGGTGGTGGTGGCGGCGCCGCGAAGAAAAAAGCGAACCCGCAAAAGGTCTTCAAGAAGAAGGACAACGATCACGACGGCGCGCTCTCGAAGAACGAATTCGTCCACGGCGCGAAAGACACCGCGAAGAGAAACAAGGCCTTCGGCCGGAAAGACAAGAACGGCGACGGCAAGCTGAGCCTGGATGAGTTCAAGGCGGCGGGGAAGAAGAAGGCAAGAGACCGAGTGAACGGCGGGCGACGGTGGAGAGAGAGTTTACCGCAGAGGCGCTAG
- a CDS encoding type II toxin-antitoxin system HicA family toxin, with protein sequence MKRRDLIRHLEAHGCPLKREGGSHPIYWNPATGRREPVPRHSEISDLLARKICRALEISEP encoded by the coding sequence GTGAAGCGGCGGGATCTGATCCGCCATTTGGAGGCTCACGGTTGCCCGCTGAAACGGGAGGGTGGCTCGCATCCGATTTACTGGAACCCGGCGACCGGGCGAAGAGAGCCAGTTCCTAGGCACTCTGAGATTTCTGACTTGCTCGCCCGCAAGATCTGCCGAGCTCTGGAAATTTCGGAACCTTGA
- a CDS encoding type II toxin-antitoxin system HicB family antitoxin: MEKAATFTARIARDGEWFVAFSPEFPEGNGQGRTEQEALDSLRESILLLIEDRREDARASLAEGEKLVPLALA, translated from the coding sequence ATGGAAAAGGCTGCGACTTTCACCGCCCGGATCGCCCGCGATGGGGAATGGTTCGTCGCGTTTTCGCCCGAGTTTCCCGAGGGGAACGGGCAGGGAAGGACGGAGCAGGAGGCACTTGATTCCTTGAGGGAGTCGATCCTGTTGCTAATCGAAGATCGCCGCGAGGATGCCCGGGCGTCGCTCGCTGAGGGGGAGAAACTTGTGCCATTGGCCTTGGCGTGA